In Variovorax sp. OAS795, a single window of DNA contains:
- a CDS encoding SMP-30/gluconolactonase/LRE family protein, translating to MDILAEGLQFPEGPVALADGSVLLVEMRAGRIARVAPDGRIHTLCDCGGGPNGAAVGPDGALYVCDNGGSAYAPGRFTSTGPAPDYQGGSIRRIDLATGGAAILYTHCGEHRLSSPNDLVFDAQGGFYFTDFGKKHARSRDSGSVYYALPDGSRIAEVAHPLLSPNGIGLSPDGRALYVAETETARLWAFDIIEPGVVHKHPFPSPHGGRLVCGLPGFQRFDSLAVQANGQVCVATLVTGAISVIAPSGELLRQQLFPDLYVTNICFGGPGLGTAYLTLSATGRLVSLPWPEPGLRLHFNA from the coding sequence ATGGACATCCTGGCCGAAGGCCTGCAATTTCCTGAGGGGCCCGTGGCACTGGCCGACGGCTCGGTGCTGCTGGTCGAAATGCGCGCGGGCCGCATCGCGCGGGTCGCGCCCGACGGACGGATCCACACCCTCTGCGATTGCGGCGGCGGACCGAACGGCGCCGCGGTCGGGCCCGATGGCGCGCTCTATGTCTGCGACAACGGCGGCAGCGCCTATGCGCCCGGCCGCTTCACTTCCACCGGCCCCGCGCCGGACTACCAGGGCGGCAGCATCCGGCGCATCGACCTCGCCACCGGCGGGGCCGCAATCCTGTACACGCACTGCGGCGAGCACCGGCTGTCGTCGCCGAACGACCTCGTCTTCGATGCACAGGGCGGCTTCTACTTCACCGACTTTGGCAAGAAGCATGCGCGCTCCCGCGACAGCGGGAGCGTGTATTACGCGCTGCCCGACGGATCTCGCATCGCCGAGGTGGCCCACCCGCTGCTGTCGCCGAACGGCATCGGCCTGTCGCCCGACGGCCGGGCGCTCTATGTGGCCGAAACCGAGACGGCGCGCCTCTGGGCCTTCGACATCATCGAGCCCGGCGTGGTGCACAAGCACCCCTTTCCCTCGCCGCACGGTGGACGGCTGGTGTGCGGCCTGCCGGGCTTCCAGCGCTTCGACAGCCTGGCGGTGCAGGCAAATGGACAGGTCTGCGTCGCGACGCTGGTCACGGGCGCGATCTCGGTCATTGCGCCATCGGGCGAACTGCTGCGCCAGCAGCTGTTTCCCGACCTCTACGTGACCAACATCTGCTTCGGCGGTCCCGGGCTCGGGACGGCGTACCTCACGCTGTCCGCCACCGGCCGGCTCGTGTCGTTGCCGTGGCCCGAGCCCGGCTTGCGGCTTCATTTCAACGCTTGA
- the gcvA gene encoding transcriptional regulator GcvA: protein MTRRLPPLNALRAFEAAARSGNFTRAAQELFVTQGAVSRHIATLEGWLKVPLFERGRHGIRLTPAGESYFASMRVAFDQIEHGTRQLQQSPDEWLLRIKVPPTFAIRWLIPRLGRFHAQHPRIDVQITTSHKPADFDRDDIDVSIHSEPSPPVGPGYRLLFRETLLPVCAPALLRRDPPLVRPADLAHQALLSSLNRPHDWPTWLAAAGLPDLDTRRGLTFENAAMAYQAAAEELGVMVGLFAFVRDDLASGRLVAPFDLRVPTQGGYFMAWRTDRPMPQRVRDFEHWIAAEAEAGEA, encoded by the coding sequence ATGACACGCCGACTGCCTCCGCTCAATGCCTTGCGCGCCTTCGAGGCGGCCGCCCGCTCGGGCAATTTCACGCGGGCCGCGCAGGAGCTGTTCGTGACCCAGGGCGCGGTGAGCCGGCACATCGCGACGCTCGAAGGCTGGCTCAAGGTGCCGCTGTTCGAGCGCGGGCGGCACGGCATCCGCCTCACGCCCGCCGGCGAGAGCTACTTTGCGAGCATGCGCGTGGCCTTCGACCAGATCGAGCACGGCACACGGCAGCTGCAGCAAAGCCCGGACGAATGGCTGCTGCGCATCAAGGTGCCGCCCACCTTCGCGATCCGCTGGCTGATTCCGCGGCTCGGGCGTTTTCATGCGCAGCACCCGCGCATCGACGTGCAGATCACCACGTCGCACAAGCCGGCCGATTTCGACCGCGACGACATCGACGTGAGCATCCATTCCGAGCCGAGCCCGCCGGTGGGTCCGGGCTACCGGCTGCTGTTCCGCGAAACGCTGCTGCCCGTGTGCGCGCCTGCGCTGCTGCGGCGCGATCCGCCGCTGGTGCGCCCCGCCGACCTCGCGCACCAGGCGCTCCTGAGTTCGCTCAACCGGCCGCACGACTGGCCGACCTGGCTGGCGGCCGCGGGCCTGCCGGACCTCGACACCCGGCGCGGCCTCACGTTCGAGAACGCCGCCATGGCCTACCAGGCCGCGGCGGAGGAACTCGGCGTGATGGTGGGCCTCTTCGCGTTCGTGCGCGACGACCTGGCCAGCGGGCGGTTGGTGGCGCCGTTCGACCTGCGCGTGCCGACCCAGGGCGGCTACTTCATGGCCTGGCGCACGGACCGGCCGATGCCGCAGCGGGTGCGCGATTTCGAGCACTGGATCGCGGCGGAAGCGGAAGCCGGCGAGGCCTGA
- a CDS encoding tripartite tricarboxylate transporter substrate binding protein: MTMKKLHACLVAAVLLGAQAAAFADDAATKNYPSQPIKLMVPWPPGGGVDTTARIVSDLLGQRLGHPFVVDNRAGAGGNIGTELAARQKPDGYNLLMSSISPNAVNVSLYNKLGFDPVKDFEPIIYVSAVPNILVVPASSPFKSVKDVIDAARANPGKLNYASGGVGSSQHLAAVQFATAAKLDIVHVPYKGTSPAESDLAAGHVSLMLDTTTCLPFIAAGRMRALAVASKQRNPALPDVPTFDEAGLKGVYASSWYGLSAPAGTPRPIIDKLNAEANAVLKSPELQKRMAAFGAEIGGGTPEDYGRFMASETRRYAEIVRISGVKLD; this comes from the coding sequence ATGACGATGAAGAAATTGCATGCCTGCCTGGTGGCGGCCGTGCTGCTTGGCGCGCAGGCCGCGGCCTTCGCGGACGACGCGGCAACGAAGAACTATCCGTCCCAGCCCATCAAGCTCATGGTGCCCTGGCCACCGGGCGGCGGCGTGGACACCACGGCGCGCATCGTGTCCGACCTGCTCGGCCAGCGGCTGGGCCACCCCTTCGTGGTCGACAACCGCGCCGGTGCCGGCGGCAACATCGGCACCGAGCTCGCGGCGCGGCAAAAGCCCGATGGCTACAACCTGCTGATGTCCTCGATCAGTCCCAACGCAGTGAACGTGAGCCTCTACAACAAGCTGGGCTTCGATCCGGTGAAGGACTTCGAGCCGATCATCTATGTCTCGGCCGTGCCCAACATCCTCGTGGTGCCGGCCAGTTCGCCGTTCAAGTCCGTCAAGGACGTGATCGATGCGGCGCGCGCGAACCCGGGCAAGCTCAACTACGCCTCCGGCGGCGTGGGCTCGTCGCAGCACCTGGCGGCGGTGCAGTTCGCCACCGCCGCCAAGCTCGACATCGTGCACGTGCCCTACAAGGGCACGTCGCCGGCCGAGTCCGACCTGGCCGCGGGCCATGTCTCGCTGATGCTCGACACCACCACCTGCCTGCCCTTCATTGCGGCCGGCCGCATGCGTGCACTGGCCGTGGCATCGAAGCAGCGCAACCCCGCACTGCCCGACGTGCCCACCTTCGACGAAGCGGGCCTGAAGGGCGTCTATGCGTCGTCGTGGTACGGGCTCTCGGCACCGGCGGGCACGCCGCGCCCGATCATCGACAAGCTCAACGCCGAGGCCAACGCGGTGCTCAAGTCGCCCGAGCTGCAAAAGCGCATGGCGGCGTTCGGTGCCGAGATCGGCGGCGGCACGCCCGAGGACTACGGCCGTTTCATGGCGAGCGAGACCAGGCGCTATGCGGAGATCGTGCGCATCTCGGGCGTGAAGCTCGACTGA
- the leuC gene encoding 3-isopropylmalate dehydratase large subunit, with the protein MPSVPRTLFEKIWQAHLVMQRDDGQGLLYVDRHLVQDGSAPAFEMLRHRGLAVRRPDRAFATPDHYVPTASRALSDIADPEKRAMAEALQHDSAAAGIRFFGLDDLRQGIVHVVGPEQGLSLPGSVIVCGDSHTATHGALGALAFGIGASEVAHVLATQTLWQRKPRTLRVTIDGRLPEGVSAKDIILAVIARLGAGGGTGHVIEYAGEAIRALPMAGRMTVCNMSIEAGARAGMVAPDDTTFEWLAGRPEAPQGAAWDEAVARWRQLPGDEGAVFDNALQLRAGDIAPMVTWGNSPEDALPITGCVPDPAHAASAERRETMERTLAYMGLRPGQPLGEVAVDRVFIGSCTNGRIEDMRSAAEVVRGRRVAEGVEAWVVPGSGLVKQQAEAEGLDAVFLAAGLQWRHAGCSMCLGTNGDQVAAGQRCASTSNRNFVGRQGPGSRTHLMSPAMAAAAAVTGRLTDVRSLLAAHR; encoded by the coding sequence ATGCCTTCCGTTCCCCGCACCCTCTTCGAAAAGATCTGGCAGGCGCACCTGGTGATGCAGCGCGACGATGGCCAGGGCCTGCTGTACGTCGACCGCCACCTGGTGCAGGACGGCTCCGCGCCCGCCTTCGAGATGCTGCGCCATCGCGGCCTCGCGGTGCGCCGGCCCGACCGCGCGTTCGCCACGCCCGACCACTACGTGCCGACCGCCTCGCGCGCGCTGTCCGACATCGCCGATCCCGAGAAGCGGGCCATGGCCGAGGCCCTGCAGCACGACAGCGCCGCCGCCGGCATCCGCTTCTTCGGCCTGGACGACCTGCGCCAGGGCATCGTGCACGTGGTGGGGCCGGAGCAGGGCCTGAGCCTGCCCGGCAGCGTGATCGTCTGCGGCGACAGCCACACCGCCACGCATGGCGCGCTCGGCGCGCTGGCCTTCGGCATCGGCGCCTCCGAAGTGGCGCACGTGCTCGCCACGCAGACCCTCTGGCAGCGCAAGCCGCGCACGCTGCGCGTGACCATCGACGGGCGGCTTCCCGAAGGCGTCTCGGCCAAGGACATCATCCTGGCCGTGATCGCGCGGCTCGGTGCCGGGGGCGGCACCGGCCACGTCATCGAGTACGCGGGCGAGGCGATCCGCGCCCTTCCGATGGCGGGGCGCATGACGGTGTGCAACATGTCGATCGAGGCCGGCGCGCGGGCCGGCATGGTCGCGCCCGACGACACCACCTTCGAGTGGCTGGCCGGGCGCCCCGAGGCGCCGCAGGGCGCCGCCTGGGACGAGGCGGTGGCACGCTGGCGCCAGCTGCCCGGCGACGAGGGCGCCGTGTTCGACAACGCGCTGCAGCTTCGCGCCGGCGACATCGCGCCGATGGTCACCTGGGGCAACAGCCCCGAAGACGCGTTGCCGATCACCGGCTGCGTGCCCGATCCCGCCCATGCCGCCAGCGCCGAGCGCCGCGAGACCATGGAGCGCACGCTGGCCTACATGGGACTGCGTCCGGGCCAGCCGCTCGGCGAGGTCGCGGTCGACCGCGTCTTCATCGGCTCCTGCACCAACGGCCGCATCGAGGACATGCGCAGTGCCGCCGAGGTGGTGCGCGGCCGCCGCGTGGCCGAAGGTGTCGAGGCCTGGGTCGTGCCCGGCTCGGGGCTCGTGAAGCAGCAGGCCGAGGCCGAGGGGCTCGACGCGGTGTTCCTTGCGGCCGGCCTGCAGTGGCGCCACGCCGGATGCTCCATGTGCCTGGGCACCAACGGCGACCAGGTGGCCGCGGGCCAGCGCTGCGCATCGACCTCCAACCGCAACTTCGTCGGCCGCCAGGGACCGGGATCGCGCACCCACCTGATGAGCCCTGCCATGGCCGCGGCAGCCGCCGTCACCGGCCGGCTGACCGATGTGCGCAGCCTGCTCGCCGCGCACCGCTGA
- the leuD gene encoding 3-isopropylmalate dehydratase small subunit: protein MEAFTRLEAVAAPLPRANVDTDQIVPALYLQKPRSDNFGNYLFRGLRHDANGQPRDGFVLDEPAYAQARILVAGPNFGCGSSREHAVWALYDAGFRAVVAPGFGDIFFGNALKNGLLPVRLSEAVVRQMLADLRAHPGARMTVDLRAQTVTGPRGGIEPFAIDPFPRHCLLEGLDEIDYTLAQHAAIDAFERRCEGGQPS from the coding sequence ATGGAAGCTTTCACCCGACTCGAGGCCGTGGCGGCGCCACTGCCCCGCGCGAACGTCGACACCGACCAGATCGTGCCCGCGCTCTACCTGCAGAAGCCGCGTTCCGACAACTTCGGCAACTATCTTTTTCGCGGCCTGCGGCATGACGCGAACGGCCAGCCCCGAGACGGCTTCGTGCTCGACGAGCCGGCGTATGCGCAGGCGCGCATCCTGGTGGCCGGCCCCAACTTCGGCTGCGGCTCGTCGCGCGAGCACGCCGTCTGGGCGCTGTACGACGCGGGCTTTCGCGCCGTGGTGGCGCCGGGCTTCGGCGACATCTTCTTCGGCAACGCGCTGAAGAACGGCCTGCTGCCGGTGCGCCTGTCCGAAGCCGTGGTGCGGCAGATGCTGGCCGACCTGCGCGCGCATCCCGGCGCGCGCATGACGGTGGACCTGCGCGCGCAGACCGTCACCGGACCGCGCGGCGGCATCGAGCCTTTCGCGATCGATCCGTTCCCGCGCCATTGCCTGCTCGAGGGCCTGGACGAGATCGACTACACGCTGGCGCAGCACGCCGCCATCGACGCCTTCGAGCGGCGGTGCGAGGGTGGCCAGCCTTCCTGA
- the leuB gene encoding 3-isopropylmalate dehydrogenase translates to MKIAVMPGDGIGREVTAEAVKVLKAVVGGARPLELVEAAIGQAGIDAAGDPLPAATSEIARKADAILFGSAGMPGDEEIPFMMRPGASLLRLRKELGLFANFRPAFLFPELIGASTLKAEVVDGLDLMILRELTGDVYFGEPRGSGLNAAGEREAFNTMRYSEPEIERIAHVAFRTARARGRKLCSVDKANVLEVMQLWREVVTRVGAQYPDVALTHLFVDAAAMQLMRAPRQFDVIVTGNIFGDILSDAAAMLTGSIGMLPSASMAAGSFGLYEPVHGTAPDIAGKNLANPLASILSMAMMLRFSFDQPGAAGRVEGAVRRVLADGLRTGDIFQPGCTRVGTEEMGEAVVAALGRSGG, encoded by the coding sequence ATGAAGATAGCAGTGATGCCGGGCGACGGCATTGGCCGCGAGGTCACGGCCGAGGCCGTGAAAGTGCTCAAGGCAGTGGTGGGCGGCGCCCGGCCCCTGGAACTGGTGGAGGCGGCGATCGGGCAGGCCGGCATCGATGCCGCCGGCGATCCGCTGCCCGCCGCCACGAGCGAGATCGCGCGCAAGGCCGATGCGATCCTGTTCGGTTCGGCCGGCATGCCGGGCGACGAGGAGATCCCGTTCATGATGCGGCCGGGCGCGAGCCTGCTGCGCCTGCGCAAGGAGCTGGGCCTGTTCGCGAACTTCCGGCCCGCCTTCCTGTTTCCCGAGCTGATCGGCGCCTCGACGCTGAAAGCCGAAGTGGTCGACGGCCTCGACCTGATGATCCTGCGCGAGCTCACGGGCGACGTGTACTTCGGCGAGCCGCGGGGCAGCGGCCTCAACGCGGCCGGCGAGCGCGAGGCCTTCAACACCATGCGCTACTCGGAGCCGGAGATCGAGCGCATCGCGCATGTGGCGTTTCGCACCGCGCGGGCACGCGGGCGCAAGCTGTGTTCGGTGGACAAGGCCAACGTGCTCGAGGTGATGCAGCTGTGGCGCGAGGTGGTCACGCGCGTCGGCGCGCAATACCCGGACGTGGCGCTCACGCACCTGTTCGTCGATGCGGCCGCCATGCAGCTGATGCGTGCGCCCCGGCAGTTCGACGTGATCGTCACCGGCAACATCTTCGGCGACATCCTCTCCGACGCGGCCGCAATGCTCACCGGGTCGATCGGCATGCTGCCATCGGCCTCGATGGCGGCGGGCAGCTTCGGGCTCTACGAGCCGGTGCACGGCACCGCGCCCGACATCGCGGGCAAGAACCTCGCGAACCCCCTGGCCTCGATCCTGTCGATGGCGATGATGCTGCGCTTCTCGTTCGACCAGCCCGGCGCTGCCGGCCGCGTCGAAGGCGCCGTGCGCCGCGTGCTGGCCGATGGGCTGCGCACCGGCGACATCTTCCAGCCCGGCTGCACCCGCGTGGGCACCGAGGAGATGGGCGAGGCCGTGGTGGCGGCGCTTGGAAGGAGCGGCGGCTAG
- a CDS encoding IclR family transcriptional regulator codes for MPSPPDSIPRRQHHEDPLLNRSLVRGIEILRAFRPGADLLGNGEIAERTGLSRATASRLTQTLAETGLLEHDRSRRAYRLAAPVLSLGHAMRSGSPVLHAVAPLMRALAEKMRINVGLAAPDRDEMVYLESVRYNRKVALRNVVAGQRVPMELTSLGRAYLAVAPPAERRALLAGFKAARRSEWGRIRDEIGAAMASVEQRGYCVASWQPEVVALAAPLVMPGRPIHVFNVSVATAASIRDTEEELRGPLLALRDKACAVLMAAEPQR; via the coding sequence ATGCCCTCTCCTCCAGACTCCATACCGCGGCGCCAGCATCACGAAGATCCGCTCCTGAACCGGTCCCTGGTGCGGGGCATCGAGATCCTGCGCGCCTTCCGGCCGGGTGCGGACCTGCTGGGCAACGGGGAGATCGCAGAGCGCACCGGCCTCTCGCGTGCGACCGCGAGCCGCCTGACGCAAACGCTGGCCGAGACCGGCCTGCTCGAGCATGACCGCAGCCGTCGGGCCTACCGGCTGGCGGCCCCCGTGCTGAGCCTGGGCCACGCCATGCGCTCCGGATCGCCGGTGCTCCATGCGGTGGCGCCGCTGATGCGCGCACTGGCCGAGAAGATGCGCATCAATGTCGGCCTGGCGGCGCCGGACCGCGATGAGATGGTGTATCTGGAATCGGTGCGCTACAACCGCAAGGTGGCGCTGCGCAACGTGGTCGCGGGCCAGCGCGTGCCGATGGAACTCACCTCGCTGGGAAGGGCCTACCTGGCCGTAGCGCCACCCGCAGAACGGCGCGCGCTGCTGGCCGGATTCAAGGCCGCGCGGCGTTCGGAATGGGGCCGGATCCGCGACGAGATCGGCGCCGCGATGGCCAGCGTCGAACAGCGGGGCTATTGCGTGGCGTCATGGCAGCCCGAGGTGGTCGCGCTCGCCGCGCCGCTTGTCATGCCCGGCCGGCCGATCCATGTCTTCAATGTGAGCGTTGCCACGGCGGCGAGCATCCGGGACACCGAAGAGGAATTGCGGGGACCTCTGCTTGCCTTGCGGGACAAGGCATGCGCGGTGCTGATGGCGGCGGAGCCGCAGCGCTAG
- a CDS encoding tripartite tricarboxylate transporter substrate binding protein produces MQNTTILARARSALLLSIACAAASLAAMPARAAFPEKPIKLVVPFAPGGGTDLVARTMAITMGQELGQPVIIDNKPGAGTIIGTDAVAKSAPDGYTMVMATVAHVVNPSIQPKLPYNHDKAFTPVMLVGISPNVLVVRADSPLKSVKDLLDAARKDPGKLSFASQGAGTSAHLAGELFKNLTRTNITHIPYRGAGPAITDLLGGQVDVMFATAAAVGNFVESGKLRALAVTTATRSAAPALAKVPTIAESGVPGYVADSWYGLYAPAGTPADVIVRLNAAAKKAVQTEAFRKRVESEGLVIQGGSPQDFDKYAKGEEARWRKVVKEKQHHRGMNGETK; encoded by the coding sequence ATGCAGAACACCACGATCCTGGCACGTGCCAGGAGCGCCCTTCTTCTTTCGATCGCCTGCGCCGCCGCAAGCCTGGCCGCGATGCCCGCGCGCGCGGCGTTTCCAGAGAAGCCGATCAAGCTCGTGGTGCCGTTCGCACCGGGCGGCGGTACCGACCTGGTGGCGCGCACCATGGCCATCACGATGGGCCAGGAGCTGGGCCAGCCCGTGATCATCGACAACAAGCCCGGCGCGGGCACGATCATCGGCACGGATGCGGTGGCCAAGAGCGCACCCGATGGCTACACCATGGTGATGGCCACCGTCGCGCACGTGGTGAACCCGAGCATCCAGCCCAAGCTCCCGTACAACCACGACAAGGCTTTCACGCCGGTCATGCTGGTGGGCATCTCCCCGAACGTGCTGGTGGTCCGCGCGGACAGCCCGCTCAAGTCGGTGAAGGACCTGCTCGATGCGGCCCGGAAGGACCCGGGAAAGCTCTCGTTCGCGTCGCAGGGCGCGGGCACGTCGGCCCACCTGGCCGGCGAGCTCTTCAAGAACCTCACCAGGACCAACATCACGCACATCCCGTACCGCGGCGCAGGCCCCGCCATCACCGACCTTCTGGGCGGACAGGTCGACGTGATGTTCGCGACCGCCGCGGCGGTGGGCAACTTCGTCGAGAGCGGCAAGCTGCGCGCGCTGGCCGTGACGACCGCCACGCGGTCCGCGGCCCCGGCCCTCGCGAAGGTACCGACCATCGCAGAGAGCGGCGTGCCCGGTTATGTCGCGGACAGCTGGTATGGCCTCTATGCGCCGGCAGGAACCCCGGCCGACGTGATCGTGCGCCTCAATGCGGCTGCGAAGAAAGCCGTGCAGACCGAAGCCTTCCGCAAGCGCGTGGAGTCCGAAGGCCTTGTGATCCAGGGCGGCTCGCCGCAGGACTTCGACAAGTACGCCAAGGGCGAGGAAGCGCGCTGGCGCAAGGTGGTCAAGGAAAAACAACATCACCGCGGAATGAACGGAGAAACGAAATGA
- a CDS encoding enoyl-CoA hydratase/isomerase family protein → MSSSNLIELEVANGIGTLWLNRPDKRNAMSDAMRTEFIAALEHVTYDKSIRALVLTGRGKGFCAGGDIAGMERRMQAPAGEVGFNGWSRQQRVHHTQSLLHTMPKPTIAAVNGAASGLGADTALACDFIIASDAASFSWSYIHRGIVPDGGGMYFLPRRVGLAKAKELIFSGRKVEAGEALKLGIVDRQSEAEGLVADAQRWAAEMSKGSPTALALGKTILNQSFELSSHQVFAQGSQAQGICYTSTEHRESVMAFLARSGANKESAQ, encoded by the coding sequence ATGAGCAGCAGCAACCTGATCGAACTGGAAGTCGCCAACGGCATCGGCACCCTGTGGCTGAACCGCCCCGACAAGCGCAATGCGATGAGCGACGCCATGCGCACCGAATTCATCGCCGCGCTGGAGCACGTGACTTATGACAAGAGCATCCGCGCGCTGGTGCTGACGGGCCGCGGCAAGGGCTTCTGCGCTGGCGGCGACATTGCCGGCATGGAGCGTCGCATGCAGGCGCCCGCGGGCGAGGTCGGCTTCAACGGATGGAGCCGGCAGCAGCGCGTGCACCACACGCAGTCGCTCCTTCACACCATGCCCAAGCCGACGATCGCCGCGGTCAACGGCGCGGCCTCGGGCCTGGGTGCCGACACGGCACTGGCCTGCGACTTCATCATCGCGTCGGACGCCGCGAGCTTCAGCTGGTCGTACATCCATCGGGGCATCGTTCCCGACGGCGGCGGCATGTACTTTCTTCCGCGCCGGGTGGGCCTGGCCAAGGCCAAGGAACTCATCTTCAGCGGCCGCAAGGTGGAAGCCGGGGAGGCGCTGAAGCTCGGCATCGTCGATCGCCAATCGGAGGCCGAGGGCCTCGTGGCGGACGCGCAGCGCTGGGCCGCCGAGATGAGCAAGGGCTCGCCGACCGCGCTCGCACTGGGCAAGACGATCCTGAACCAGAGCTTCGAGTTGTCGTCGCACCAGGTGTTCGCCCAAGGCAGCCAGGCGCAAGGCATCTGCTACACCAGCACCGAGCACCGCGAATCGGTGATGGCGTTTCTCGCCAGGAGCGGCGCGAACAAGGAGTCCGCGCAATGA
- a CDS encoding acetate--CoA ligase family protein, giving the protein MNEVNAIARLLKPRSVAVIGASGDAAKTAGRPVAYLRKHGFTGEIYPVNPRAETIGGLRCYPDIASIPGTPDVGIVLLGAERAHLAVCELAAKGTAAAIVLASGYTETGEDGARRQRQLIEAAGGMRILGPNTIGLVNLSDNIVLSASGALEMDHFPVGGIGVVSQSGGILGALLSRAAPRGIGLSKLISTSNEVDLELADFVDHLADDPETKVIALYVESIRNPAKFRAAALKAANAGKPVVAFKIGRSEAGAKAAVSHTGALAGADSMYDALFRQVGVIRAQTFGDLLDIPVALATGRNLRGNRIAILTSTGGAGTLVSDDLGMQGFDTPPPDAATAEALRALQSGDHAVLDRNPIDVTLAGLQPDLLRGAIKVLLASPSYDALAIIVGSSSLAMPELMAGAIEDCLPLSDKPVIAYVSPHAPEVGALLTQRGVPAFAAAESCAAALGAMRKVGEWQAPAPADAARPTVPIDDIPSGSLDEAQAKQLFTRFGIDGAGERVVATPSEAEAAARELGGRVVLKILSAQITHKSDVGGVAVNLTPQTVGARLQAMASEVEAKAGVRPERFLVQEMVGGGTELILGMHHDVLGTAILLGMGGVTAELFKDTSMRLLPPQGGLRREEAIGMAQELKTWPLLDGFRGRPKADVEALATAIVAFSRMAAQLGDRLAEAEINPLFVLPEGQGVRAADGVVVLAG; this is encoded by the coding sequence ATGAACGAGGTGAATGCCATCGCGAGGCTCCTGAAGCCGCGCAGCGTCGCGGTCATCGGCGCCTCCGGCGACGCCGCGAAGACCGCGGGCCGCCCCGTGGCTTACCTTCGCAAGCATGGGTTCACCGGCGAAATCTACCCGGTCAATCCGCGCGCCGAAACGATCGGCGGCCTGCGCTGCTACCCCGACATCGCGTCGATTCCAGGCACGCCTGACGTCGGCATCGTGCTGCTCGGCGCCGAGCGCGCGCATCTCGCGGTGTGCGAACTCGCGGCGAAGGGAACCGCCGCCGCGATCGTGCTCGCGAGCGGCTACACCGAGACCGGCGAAGACGGCGCGCGCCGGCAGCGGCAGCTCATCGAAGCGGCCGGGGGCATGCGCATCCTGGGGCCCAACACGATCGGCTTGGTCAACCTGAGCGACAACATCGTGCTGTCGGCCAGCGGCGCGCTCGAGATGGATCATTTCCCGGTCGGCGGGATCGGCGTGGTCTCGCAGAGCGGCGGCATCCTGGGCGCGCTGCTGTCGCGCGCTGCGCCGCGCGGCATCGGCCTGTCGAAGCTGATCTCGACCAGCAACGAAGTCGATCTCGAGCTCGCCGATTTCGTCGACCACCTGGCCGACGATCCGGAGACGAAGGTGATCGCGCTCTATGTCGAAAGCATCCGCAATCCCGCGAAGTTCCGCGCCGCGGCACTGAAGGCCGCGAACGCCGGCAAGCCCGTGGTCGCTTTCAAGATCGGCCGCTCCGAGGCGGGCGCCAAGGCCGCGGTCTCGCACACCGGCGCACTGGCAGGCGCGGACAGCATGTACGACGCGCTGTTCAGGCAGGTTGGCGTGATCCGGGCCCAGACCTTCGGCGACCTGCTCGACATTCCCGTGGCGCTGGCCACCGGCCGCAACCTGCGCGGCAATCGCATCGCCATCCTCACCTCCACCGGCGGCGCCGGCACGCTTGTGTCCGACGACCTGGGCATGCAGGGCTTCGACACGCCCCCGCCTGACGCCGCCACGGCCGAGGCCCTGCGCGCGCTGCAGAGCGGCGACCACGCCGTGCTCGACCGCAACCCGATCGACGTGACCCTGGCCGGCCTGCAGCCGGACCTGCTGCGCGGCGCCATCAAGGTGCTGCTCGCAAGCCCGAGCTACGACGCGCTGGCCATCATCGTCGGCTCGTCCAGCCTGGCTATGCCCGAACTGATGGCAGGCGCCATCGAGGACTGCCTCCCCCTTTCGGACAAGCCCGTGATCGCCTATGTGAGCCCCCATGCGCCCGAAGTGGGAGCGCTGCTCACGCAGCGCGGCGTGCCGGCCTTCGCGGCGGCCGAGAGCTGCGCGGCCGCCCTCGGCGCCATGCGCAAGGTGGGCGAATGGCAGGCGCCGGCGCCGGCCGATGCGGCGCGTCCAACGGTGCCCATCGACGACATTCCGTCCGGCTCGCTGGACGAAGCCCAGGCCAAGCAGCTGTTCACGCGCTTCGGCATCGATGGCGCGGGCGAGCGCGTGGTGGCAACGCCTTCGGAGGCCGAAGCGGCGGCGCGCGAACTCGGCGGACGCGTCGTGCTGAAGATCCTGTCGGCCCAGATCACCCACAAGAGCGACGTCGGCGGCGTGGCCGTGAACCTCACGCCGCAGACGGTGGGCGCGCGTCTGCAGGCGATGGCTTCCGAGGTGGAAGCCAAGGCCGGCGTGCGGCCCGAGCGCTTCCTGGTGCAGGAGATGGTGGGCGGCGGCACCGAGCTGATCCTGGGCATGCACCACGACGTGCTGGGCACGGCCATCCTGCTCGGCATGGGTGGCGTCACCGCCGAGCTGTTCAAGGACACGTCGATGCGCCTCCTGCCGCCGCAAGGTGGGCTCCGTCGCGAAGAGGCCATCGGCATGGCGCAGGAGCTCAAGACCTGGCCGCTGCTGGACGGCTTTCGCGGCCGTCCCAAGGCCGACGTCGAAGCACTGGCCACCGCCATCGTCGCCTTCTCGCGCATGGCGGCGCAGCTCGGAGATCGCCTTGCCGAGGCCGAGATCAACCCGCTGTTCGTCTTGCCCGAAGGGCAGGGCGTGCGCGCGGCCGACGGCGTCGTCGTGCTGGCCGGCTGA